The nucleotide window TCGACCGAGAACGGCTTGGTCAGATAGTCGTCCGCGCCCGCGTTCAGCAGTCTGACGATCTCCGTCTCGTCGTCCCTCGCGGTGGCGATGATCACCGGTACGTCGGTGATGCCGCGCAGCATCTTCAGCGCCTCGGAGCCGTCGAGGTCGGGCAGTCCGAGGTCGAGGATCACCACGTCGAAGCGGAAGTGGGCGACCTCGCGCAGCGCTTCCAGGGCCGTACCGACGCTGCGCACGGTGTGTGCGGCGTCCGTCAGATGCCTGATCAGCGCCGAGCGTACGAACTGGTCGTCCTCGACCACGAGCACACTTGCCATGCGCCGCACCGTACGCCATGCGAGCGAGGCCGGTCCGAGCCTGTGGACAACTCCTCCACAGCCCCTGTCCACAGGCCCGCGCAGGCCCCAACCCACGACACTCGTGGGGCTCGTGGGGCACTATGGCCGCGATGCGCAGAGGACTCCTCCACCTACTGGCTTGGCTGCTCGCCACGGGCGCGGCGGTCACGCTGTCGTGGTGGGGAGTCCACACGGTGCTGGCCGGCACCGCCTACGACCCGCCCCGCGCCCTGCCCATCACGGCCGCCGACGCCACGGCCCCGGCGGCACCGGTGCTCGACACGCCCACGAAAAGCCCGAAGCCGTCACCGGGCACGAGACGCCCCGAGAAGAACCGCACGAGTACGCCGACGCCCCGCCCCACGGCCGCCGAGTCCGCCACGGCACGCCCCAGTCCCACCCCCTCCGGCCGGATCAAGAGCTACGACACCGACGGCGGCCGGGTCGTCTTCTCGCTCGGCGAGGCGTACGCGACCCTCGTGTCGGCCACGCCCGGTTCGGGCTGGTCGATGCAGGTGTGGAAGACGGAGACCTGGATCCGGGTCGACTTCGCCTCCGGCGCGGACCGGGTGTCGGTGTTCTGCACCTGGCACGACAGCGCGCCCCGCGTGGACGTCCAGGACTTCTGAAACGACAGGGCCCAGGGCCTGTCGTCAGATTCCCGTCTGCCGCGCGACGACAGGCCCTAGCGGAACACCGACGACGGGGGCGCCGGCGAGGCGACCGCCGCCGCGTCCGTCACGGGTGTGGCCCCGCCCGTGAAGTCGAGGAGCGCCCTGCCGTGTTCGACGCGGCCGGGGTGCGGGTCGGAGGCGGCGCGGCGGGTCAGTTCGGCGAGGGGCAGCGGATGGTCGGAGGCGACGAGGACCGCGTTGCCGAATCGTTTGCCCCGCAGCACGGTCGGGTCGGCGACCAGCGCCAGCTCGGGGAAGACGGCGGCCGCGGTGGCGATCTGGCCGCGCAGATGGGCGAGCGGGGGGCCGTCGGCGAGGTTGGCGGCGTAGACACCGCCGGATTTCACGACCCGGCGTACGTCCGTCAGGAACTCCGTCGACGTCAAGTGCGCCGGGGTGCGCGCCGCGCTGAAGACGTCCGCGACGAGCAGGTCCGCCCAGCCGTCCGGCACCTTGGCGAGGCCTTCGCGGGCGTCCGTGGATCGCACCCTGATACGCGCGTTGGGGTCCAGCGGCAGTTCACGGCGGACGAGTTGGACGAGAGCCGCGTCGCATTCGACGACCTGCTGGGTGGAGCGGGGGCGGGTGGCGGCGACGTACCGGGCGAGGGTGAGGGCGCCGCCGCCGAGGTGTACGGCGTGCACGGGGCGGCCCGGCGGGGCGACGAGGTCTATGACATGACCGAGGCGGCGCTGGTACTCGAAGGACAGGTACGAGGGGTCGTCGAGGTCGACGTGCGACTGCGGGGCGCCGTCGACCAGCAGCGTCCACGCGCGCGCCCGGTCCCGGTCCGGGATCAGCTCGGCGAGCCCCCCGTCGACCGCCTCCACGACGGCTTCGACCGCTTGCCCGCGCCGCGCGCCGCCCGACTGCGCCTGCGCCTTCTTCGACCTGCCCACACGGCCATTATCGACGCCCATGGAGGCGTCGGCTCACCGGTGGTGGCTACTGGCGGTTGTCGGCCGCCTCGATCAGCCGGGCCGCCTCGCCGAGGGCCGCCCGGAGCACCGCCGGGTCGGTCGCGAGGTCCGCCTCGGCGGGTGGGAGGAGCCAGTCGGCGCCGTCGGAGGGGGCGAGGACGGCGCCCCGGCCGTCGCTCTGGGTGCAGGTGCTGCCGGGGACGTCCCAGGCGTCGGCGGTGCCGGGCGGGACGATGAAGCCGAGGGTGTGGCAGCTGTCGTCGTGCAGGACGGGGCCCACGGCCATGTCGGGCCCGACCGTGTCGAGGGCGCCGCGGCGGAGGATGTCGACCGCTTCCAGGCCCTGGCGGGCGGGGACGGTCACGAGGTCGCACTCGGCGGGCGACTGCGGGGGCGGGGAGGGGGGCTCGGGGGTCGACCAGTGGCGCGCGGCCTCCGACGGCGTACCGGCGTCGGTGTTGCGGGGTTCGACGTTGTTCCGGGGTTCGACGTTGTTCATCCGGGCCTCCAACACACGTACAGCCCCCTCCGGCTCCAGCATGCGGATCGGGGGTTCGGGCGGCTCCCGGTCCACGATGCCCAACGCGCGGGACCGTCAACGGCTACGGCGAAACTGCGCCGCAAAGGATGGCAGTTCATGGCAGATCCTGGATGACATATCCGGTTTGTAGCTAAACCTTGCGTGGCGACCCCGATCGGGCGGGTACGTTCTTGCCCCGCCGGACACAGGTGAACCAACCGTGCGCCACACGGACAAGTCACCCTCAATCCGGCACGGTTCGACGGTTCGCGAGAGAGGGCCCGGCCATGGCGTCGTCAACGGTGACCTCGTCCCAGTCCCCCCGACCACAGCAGCCGAATCTCGCCTTCCGACAGCTGCGCGGGCAGCGTTCGCCTGGCGAGTTCGCCGCGGCGGTACGGAGGGCCGCGCGTGAGATCGGCGAGCGGGTGAGCTGTGACGCGCGGTACGTCGGGCGGGTCGAGGCGGGCGAGATCCGCTGCCCCAACTACGCCTACGAGCGGGTGTTCCTGCATATGTTCCCCGGCCGCACCCTCACCGACCTGGGGTTCGCGCCCCGCGCGGAGGTACGCGGCCGGGGGGCGCGCGGCTCCGACGAGGCGCCCTCGCCTCACATCGAAAGCCGCTCGCACACCTCGCACGGGACGCGAGGTGAGACGGACGGGGCTCACGAGCCGTATGACACGCAAGAGATGTACGACACGCACGACCCGCGGGACGACACGGGCTACACGCGCGGCTCTCGGGATACGTACCAGGACCACGAGGAGAGCGACGTGCAACGTCGCGCATTCATGACCGGCGGTACCGCCGCTATGGCGGCCGCTTCGCTGGGCCCTTTCGTCTTCTCCGGCACGGCCTCGGCCACGGGCCGGTCCGTCCACCGGGCGGGTACGGCCGAGGCGGGCGCCCTCGAAGCGGCCGTACGCAAGATCCGGGTGCTCGACGACCGGCACGGGGCGGACGGGCTGTACCGCAGGGCCGCGGCACCGCTGCGGACGGCGTACGCGCTGCTCGACGCGGGCACCACCCGACAGACGACGACCGACCGGCTGTACGCGGGGGCGGGCGAACTCGCCATCTCCGTGGGCTGGTTGGCGCACGACTCGGGGCGGTTCGACGACGCCCGCTCGCACTACGCGGAGGCCCTGGCCACGGCCCGGATGTCGGGCGACGCCGCCCTGGAGGCGCACGCGTTCTGCAACACCGCGTTCCTCGCGCGCGACGCGGGGCGGCCACGTGAGGCCGTACGGGCCGCGCAGGCCGCGCAGCGGGTGGCCCGGCCGCTGGGGTCGGCGCGGCTGATGTCGCTGCTGGCCCTCAGGGAGGCCGGCGGCTGGGCGGGGCTCGCCGACCGCACCGCCTGCGAGCAGGCGCTGGCCCGGGCGAAGGCGCTGTACGGGCGGGGTGTCTCCGACGCCGATCCGGAGTGGATGAGCTTCTACGGGGAGGCCGAGCTGGAGGGCCTGGAGGCGCAGTGCTGGTCCACGCTGGGCGACTGGCCGCGGGCGGCGCGGCACGCCCGTCGCGCGGCCGGGCTCCAGGATCCGCACTTCACGCGGAACATCGCGCTGTACACCGCCGAGCTCGCCGACGATCTCGCGCGCGGGGGGCGGCCGGACGAGGCGGCGGCGGCCGGGATGCGGGTGCTCGATCTGCTGGACGAGGTCCAGTCGTCGCGGGTGCAGACGATGCTGGCGGGGACCGCGCGGGTGTTGCTGCCGCATCGGCGGGCGTCCGGGGTGTCGGCGTTCCTGGAGCGGCATGCGGGGGTTGCGCGGAGCACGTAGCCCTGGTTTCCGGGTGCCCGGCGGCTGCGCCGAGCTCGGGGCGGCTTCGCTCAGGCGGCTTCGCTCACCGGCGCCTGCCGGGTGCCGCTCTCTCTGGGACGGGAGCCGCCCCAGCGGCACGATGCCCGCAGTTACGCGAGATGCCCCGTGTCGTTCCACGACTCGATCGCCGGGTCGCCGTACGCCCAGCCCAGTACCGACAGCGACGTCGGGTTCAGTCGCACGCGGGCCGCGAAGTCGATCCCCAGGCCCAGCCAGCGCGCGGCTATCGACCGCAGGATGTGCCCATGGGCGAACACCAGTACGTCACGCTCCTCGCTGCGCGCCCACGCGACCACCTCGTCCGCGCGCGTGGTGAGCTGCTGGAGGGTCTCCCCTTCGGGGACGCCGTCGCGCCACATCAGCCAGCCGGGGCGGACGGCCTGGATCTCGGCCGGGGTGAGGCCCTCGTACGCGCCGTAGTCCACCTCCATCAGCGTGTCCCACTCGGTCGCCCGGTCGCCGAAGCCCGCCAGTGCGCAGGTCTCACGCGCGCGTGAGAGCGGGCTCGTGCGGATCTCGACCCCGAGGAGGCCGTCCAGCGGCGCCCGGTGCAGGCGCTCGCCGAGCAGTTTCGCGCCACGACGGCCCTCTTCGATGAGAGGGACGTCCGTCCTGCCGGTGTGCTTCCCGAGCAGAGACCATTCCGTCTGTCCGTGTCGGGCCAGCAGGATGCGCGGTGCCATGGGGGGCCTTTCAGGAGCCTTCTGAGAGAAGGGAGAATTCGGGGGCGGATGTGTCCATCATCGCGCACGCTGTCCTGTGGCAACCCGAGAGGCGATCTCGGCGTCTTGGACAACGTCCTGCACAAGCACCACACACGTCACACGCGCTACACACAACACGTATAGGGGGGCGATCGGATGCCGCAGACCGAGGCAGCCGATGCGATAGACGCACCGGTTACCGAGGCAGCGCCACAGGCGCCACGGACGCGGCTCCGCTGGTGGACCGAGCTGCCGCTGATCCTGCTGGTGTACGGGGCGTACTCGGGCGGCCGACTGCTCGCCCGCGGCGACACGTCGAGCGCCATCGACCATGGACTCGCGATCCTGCGCGTGGAGAAGGCCCTGTGGCTCAACGCCGAGCATCCGCTCAACCGCCTGTTCACGCGTGAACCCTGGATAGGGATACCCGCCGACTTCTGGTACGCGTCACTGCACTACCTGGTGACGCCCGTGCTCCTGGTGTGGCTCTTCAGGTCCCACACCGTGCGCTACCGGGCCGCCCGCACCTGGCTGATGACCTCCACGTTCATCGGCCTGATCGGCTTCACCCTGCTCCCGACCTGCCCGCCCCGGCTCCTCGACCCGGCGTACGGCTTCGTCGACACGATGGCCCACTACAGCTCGTGGGGCTGGTGGGGCGGCGAGGCGAGCGCTCCCCGGGGCCTCGGCGGCATGACGAACCAGTACGCGGCGATGCCGAGCCTGCACGTCGGCTGGGCGCTGTGGTGCGGCGTGATGCTCTGGCGGTACGGCGGCACACGGCTCGCCAAGATCGCGGCCGTCGCGTACCCGCTGATCACCACGCTCGTGGTGATGGGCACGGCGAACCACTACTTCCTCGACGCGGCGGCGGGCGCGGCCGTGATGGGCGTGGGTCTGCTGCTGACGCCGGTGGTGCTGCGGATCGCGGACCGGTGCCGGGTCGCGCTCGGGCTCGGGCTCGGGGTGTCGGCCGGCACCGCGGCCGGGGGGCGTGCGGCGGCTCCGGTCACCCCGGTCGCAGGTGCCTCTGTGGGCACGGTTTCCCCAATTGTCAGTGGTGGGTGCCAGACTTCCCCGGGTGAGCGAATTCCACGGCAGCGCGCAACAGCAACCGAGCCGGGTGCCGCCCCCACGGACGCGGGGGACGGCGCTCCGGCACCGGCTCGCTGAGCTGCGCGGACCCGATGTCGCGCCGAAGGCGCTGGACGCGCGCGCCCTCGCCGCGCTCGCGGCGAACCCGGGTTGCGAGCGGCGTGCGCTGCTGGACGGCGCGGGGGTGAACAAGGCGGTGCTGGCGAGCGCCATCGGCTCGCCCTCCGCCTTCGGCCAGTCACAGTTCGCCTTCATGCGGGGCAACGCCTTCGAGGCCCGGGTCAAGGCGGACGGCGGCGCGGAGCTGCTGCGCCTGGTGCACGAGCGGCTGGACCCGGGCGCCGAGCCACCGGTCGGGGCCTCGGTGCCCGACCTGGCCGCCGTCGGCCCCGAGGGCCGCGCGGCCCGTACGGCGCTGGCGTTGCGGGAGGCCTCGCAGGCCGGCGGCTGGGCGCTGCTCGACCACCCCATGCTGGCGCTGGACGTCGCGGGCTCCCCCGCGTTCCTGGAGCCGGACGCGGTGGTGGTGCACCCCGACGGCACCTGGACGGTCGTGGAGATCAAGTCCTTCCCGATGCTGGACGGTTCGGCGGACCCGGCGAAGGTCGGCGCGGCGGCCCGGCAGTCCGCCGTGTACGTGCTGGCGCTGGAGGAGGTCGCCGCCAGGCTCGACCCGGCGCCCGAGGTGCGGCATCGGGTGCTGCTCGTCTGCCCCAAGGACTTCACCAACCTCCCGACGGCCGCCGCCGTGGACGTCCGTAAGCAGCGGGCGGTGACGCGTCGGCAGTTGACGCGGCTCACGCGTATCGAGGAGATCGCGGACGCCCTGCCCGAGGGCACCTGCTTCGCCCCGGACCTCCCGCAGGA belongs to Streptomyces graminofaciens and includes:
- a CDS encoding histidine phosphatase family protein, which gives rise to MAPRILLARHGQTEWSLLGKHTGRTDVPLIEEGRRGAKLLGERLHRAPLDGLLGVEIRTSPLSRARETCALAGFGDRATEWDTLMEVDYGAYEGLTPAEIQAVRPGWLMWRDGVPEGETLQQLTTRADEVVAWARSEERDVLVFAHGHILRSIAARWLGLGIDFAARVRLNPTSLSVLGWAYGDPAIESWNDTGHLA
- a CDS encoding phosphatase PAP2 family protein; protein product: MPQTEAADAIDAPVTEAAPQAPRTRLRWWTELPLILLVYGAYSGGRLLARGDTSSAIDHGLAILRVEKALWLNAEHPLNRLFTREPWIGIPADFWYASLHYLVTPVLLVWLFRSHTVRYRAARTWLMTSTFIGLIGFTLLPTCPPRLLDPAYGFVDTMAHYSSWGWWGGEASAPRGLGGMTNQYAAMPSLHVGWALWCGVMLWRYGGTRLAKIAAVAYPLITTLVVMGTANHYFLDAAAGAAVMGVGLLLTPVVLRIADRCRVALGLGLGVSAGTAAGGRAAAPVTPVAGASVGTVSPIVSGGCQTSPGERIPRQRATATEPGAAPTDAGDGAPAPAR
- a CDS encoding spermidine synthase, whose amino-acid sequence is MGRSKKAQAQSGGARRGQAVEAVVEAVDGGLAELIPDRDRARAWTLLVDGAPQSHVDLDDPSYLSFEYQRRLGHVIDLVAPPGRPVHAVHLGGGALTLARYVAATRPRSTQQVVECDAALVQLVRRELPLDPNARIRVRSTDAREGLAKVPDGWADLLVADVFSAARTPAHLTSTEFLTDVRRVVKSGGVYAANLADGPPLAHLRGQIATAAAVFPELALVADPTVLRGKRFGNAVLVASDHPLPLAELTRRAASDPHPGRVEHGRALLDFTGGATPVTDAAAVASPAPPSSVFR